The sequence below is a genomic window from Haloferax mediterranei ATCC 33500.
GGGAGAGGGAGAGGAAGAGGGAAGAGGAAGGAGGACGGAAAAGGGAGCGTAAAAAACGACCGAACAGAAAGGAGTGGCTTTCCTTACAGACGAACCGGCACGTCGTGGTCGTCGAGGTACTCCTTTACGTCCTGAATCGAGTACTCGTCGAAGTGGAAGATAGAGGCGGCGAGACCGGCGTCTGCACCGGCTTCGGTGAACACCTCGTGCATGTCTTCGGGACCACCACACCCGGAGGAGGCGATAACGGGCGTCGAGACGTTGTCGCAGACGGCTTTCGTCAGCGGGATGTCGTAGCCGTCTTTCGTTCCGTCGGTGTCGATGGAGTTGATGAAGAGTTCGCCAGCACCGCGGGATTCGGCCTCGCGGGCCCACTCGACCACGTCGACGCCGGTTCCTTCGCGGCCGCCCTTGACGGTGCATTCGAACCAGCATGATTCGCCGTCGACGTCGGCGTAGAACTCGCCTTCTTCGTCGTAGCGGCGGCGGGCGTCGACCGAGATAACGATACACTGGCTTCCGAAGGACCGGGCACCCTTCTCGATGAGGTCGGGATTCTCCAGCGCCGCGGTGTTGATAGAGACTTTGTCGGCACCGGCGCGGAGCGTCTCTTTGATGTCGTCGCGGGTGCGGATGCCGCCACCAACGGTCAGCGGGATGAACACCTCGTCGGCGACGTTCGAGACGGTGTCGAGCATCGTCTCGCGGCCGTCGGCGGAGGCCGTGATGTCGAGAAAGACGAACTCGTCCGCGCCCGCCTCGTTGTAGCGTTTGGCCATCTCGACGGGGTCACCCGTGTACTTCAGGTCCTCGAAGTTGACCCCGGTATAGACGGCCGGATTGCCGTCCTCGTCGAGGTCGACGTCGATACAGGGGATGATGCGCTTCGTGAGCATTCGTTACCGAATCGTTGGCGAAAGAGCCGTTTCACCGTTTCGACTACGGCAGGTGGCTCCACTCGGCGCGTCCAGCCCGTGGAAGTGGCCGCTCTGGCGGCGGTGGCGCTACACTGATACCGCTCTCCGGACTTGTCAGTGGCATGGATGCATCGACTCTCTTCCACCTCCACTACCACGTTCCCGATGTCGAATATGCGGCCACGGTCCTCTCGTCGTTCGGCATCACGCCCGCAGCGCGCTTCGGTTCGGTCGACGGCGAATCGGTCGCGCTGGAACCCGACGAGAATGCCCCACGCGACTTCCGACTTCGGTTACAGACGAACCGCGGCGGCACAGCCGACGTGACGCTCACGCCAGCGCCGCGACTGGCGTTCGACCACTTCGGCGTGATAGTCGACGACATTGCGGCGGTCGTCGAGCGGGCCGAGGCGCGCGACTGGTCGGTGACTGAAAACGAGCGCCGGACGTTCCTCGTCACCCCGTGGGGCTTCCGAATCGAACTCCAGTCGCCCGACAGCGACCTCGTGTCGGAACTCGGCGACGCGACCGACTGCCACTTCCGCGAAGTTTCGTTGGTCGTCCCGGTGGAGGCGCGCGACCAAATAGACCGGGCGATTCGGACAGTCGTCGGCGATGTGTCGAACCTTCGGGTCGTCCCCGTGCGCGAGTCGACTCCCGCAGTGACGGGGGCACTTCTCGGCGGGAGCGAAGTCGAGACACAGCGGTTCGATATGCGGTCGCTGGTCGAAGATGCGGATGGGACGGGAGACCACGCGAGGCCGTAGTCGCAGTGGAATCTACGCGAGGTCGTAGACGCGGGCTTCCCACGGGCGAAGCGTCGTCTGCTCGACCGACTCAATGTCGGCGTCGTAGTTGGAGATGAGTAGACTCGCATCGGTCCCGACGAGGTCCGCAGGTGGCTCGAAGACCGTTTCGTCGCCGCCGAAATTGAGAACGACGAGCAAGGTATCTGAACGCCCTTCGTCCGTCTCCAGCGTCCGCGTGTAGACCCACAACCGTTCGTGGTCGGAGAGACGGAGGTCGTAATCACCGTAGACGAGCACGTCGCGCTCCTTGCGCAGCGAGATGAGGTCGCGGTAGTAGTGCCAGATAGAATTCGGGTCGTCTCTCGCGTCCGCGGCGTTGATTTCGTCTTTGTTCGGATTGACCGGCATCCACGGCGTCGTGTCGGGGTCGGTAAAGTCCGCGTTGGGCGAGTCGTCCCACTGCATCGGCGTTCGGGCGTTGTCGCGGGTTCGGTAGCGGACGAGGTCCATCACGTCTTCGTCGGCGAGTCGCCCCGACCGCTGGGCGGCGCGGACGTTCTTGATGGTGTCCACGTCGCGTACCTCGTCGAGGGAGTCGAAGGGATAGTTTGTCATTCCCAGCTCCTCGCCCTGATAGATGTATGGCGTTCCGCGGAGGGTGTGCAGAAGCGTCGCGAGCAGTTTAGCTGACTCCGTTCGATATTCGCCGTCGTCGCCGAAGCGAGAGACCATCCGCGGTTCGTCGTGATTGTTGAGAAACAGCGAGTTCCAGCCATCGTCGGCGAGTCCTTCCAGCCAGTGGGACATCGACTCTTTGAGTTCCCGCGGCGACCACTCGTGATAGGACCAGCGACCGGCGTCTGTCATGTCGAGGCGCATGTGGTCGAACGTGAACACCATGCTCATGCCGTCGCCGTCCTCGCCGACGAAGTCTTTCGCCTGTTTGACGGTGAGGTCGGCCATCTCGCCGACCGTCATCGAATCGGTTCCGGCGAGCACCCGGTCGTAGATTTCCGAGAGATACTCGTGAATACGCGGGCCGTTGACGAACTTGTCCGCACCGCGGACGATAGCCGTCGGGTCGTCGCTGTCGGGTAAGCCGTCCGGCTTGGAGATGAGATTGATAACGTCCATTCGGAACCCATCGATACCCCTGTCGAGCCACCACTCCATCATCTCGAACATCTCTTCGCGCAGGGCTTTTGTCTCCCAGTTCACGTCGGGCATTCGCTCGTCGAACAGGTGGAGATACCACTCACCGGTGCGTTCGTCGTAGGTCCAGGCGGGGCCGCCGAAGAAGGATTCCCAGTCGTTCGGCGGAACCTCGTTCACCCCGTCGGGCGTGTCGTAGTCGTCGGGGTCGAGGGTGGTTCGGTTGGGTGACGCGGCAACCTTGTCGGGGTCGCGTCCTTCACGCCACCAGTAGTAATCGCGGTACTCGCTGTCTTTCGCCGACTGCGACTTGACGAACCACTCGTGTTCGTCGGACGTGTGATTCACCACGAGGTCCATGATAAGCCGGATATCGCGCTCGTGGAGCGCGTCGCGGAGCGCCTCCCAATCGGCCATCGTCCCGAACTCGTCCAAAATAGCGCGGTAATCCGAGATGTCGTATCCGTTGTCGACGCCGGGGGATTCGTACACCGGATTCAACCAGACGCAGTCCACGCCGAGGTCGTCGAGGTACTCCACCTTCTCGATGATGCCCGGGATGTCGCCCACGCCGTTACCATCAGAATCGTTGAAGCTTCGCGGGTAAATCTGGTAAACGACGGCCTCTTTCCACCAGCGGCGCTCGTCAGGTGGGCGTCGAGAGTTCACATAGGCCATAGTTCCGCACGGGATTTAGGTCTGTGTGTCGCCACAGACGCGCCGACGATGGTCGAACGCTGCCGTCGCAGGACGACGGTTAGGTGCGTTTTTGTACCGCGAACCCGTCGCGTCGCGTATGAGCGACGACCACCACGCGGGCGACCACGACCACGATGACCACCAGTCCGGCGAGGACGGCCGAGTTACCTCTCCGATGCAGGATTTCAGCATGGGCCAGGTCACGACCGGCGTTCTCGTCCTCGCCGTCGGTCTCGCCGTCACGTTCGGGTTGCCCCTGATTCTCGCGTAGAACCGGCAGTTCGAACGACTTCAGCTTTCTCTCCGTTTTTCTGCCGCGTCGCCACGCCAGTGTCTCGAAGACGGATACGGAAAGAGTGGCAGAAGCGGGTAGATGCGGGGTAGAAGCGGAGACAAAGATGGTGGTCGAAACGAGGACAGAAACGGAGACAAAGATGGGGCAGAAAGAGGGTTTTCGAATTAGTCCAGTTCGCGGGTGAGTACGTCGCGGAGGTCGGCGATGTCGCCTGCGCCGTAGGCGAACTCGTCGCTATCGACAGCAACGGAAAGCGTCGCGTCGTCGGTCGTCGTCCCGAGTTCGACGACGGGCACGTCGCCGGCGAGGTCGCGAAGGGCGGCTTCGTCGGTCGTCTCCACGACGACGCGGCCGGGCGTCTCGTCGAAGAACGCAACGAGGTCGTCGGTCGAAACGTCGGCACCGACATCCTCGGTAACCATCTCGGCCAGTGCGACCGCGAGACCGCCGTGGCTCACGTCGTGGACGGCGAGCGTGGAGTCGGCGGCGGCGATGGTTCGAAGCGTCTCGACTGCCGTCGCGGCGGCTTCGGCATCGGGGAGCGTCGGGAAGGCGTCCGAGCCACCGGCGTGGGCAAGGAAGGCCGAGCCACCGAGGGCCTCGCCGCCGGTGCCGACGAGGAAGAGGTCACCTTCTCCCGAGAGCGAGAGACCGGGCGACTGGCCGTCCGCTTCGCCGACCATCGCGAGCGTCGGCGTCGGCGGAATCGGACCGGAGACGGAGTCGTTGTACAGGGAGACGTTGCCGCCGACGACGGGGACCGAGAGTGCGCTGCACATGTCGGCGAGGCCGTCGACGATTCCCTTGAAGCCGCCGTACACGTCGGGTTTCTCGGGGTTGCCGCCGTTCAGACAGTCGACGGTTGCGAGGGGCGTCGCGCCCTTCGCGGCGAGGTTGGTCGCGTTTTCGAGGGCGACCGCGCGGGCACCGTCGTAGGGGGCCGCGTTCGTCCAGTTAGGGTCGGCACCGGCGGTAAAGGCGAGTTTCGTTCCCGCTTCGGGGATATCGAGGAGTGCCGAATCGTCGCCGGGGCGACGAGCGGTCCGCAGGCCGACCTCGTGGTCGTACTGGCGGTAGACCCACTCCTTCGAGGCCGTGTTGGGGTCGGAGACGACCGCTTCGAAGGCTTCGGTGAGGTCTGCGTCGGGCAGGTCGCGCTCGGCGGATTCTGGTTCGGCAGCGTCGAGGTCGTTCATCGGTGCGCCCTCGGCGAGGAACTCCGGCGGCACGTCCACGACGGTTTCGCCGTCGAAGGTACAGACGTAGTTGCCCTCGGCGACTTCGCCGATGACCTCGCTTCCGAGGTCGAACCGGTCGGCGATTTCCTGCACGCGCTCGACGTTCTCCGGCGCGACTTCGTAGCACATGCGCTCTTGGGACTCCGAGAGCAGAATCTCGAAGGCGTTCATGTTGGGTTCGCGCTGGTGGACCGCCTTCAGGTCGATTTGCGCGCCGAAGCCGCCCTTGGCGACGAGTTCGGAGGATGCGCCGCCGAGACCGGCGGCCCCGAGGTCGCGGGCGGACTCGACGAGGTCCTCGTCGATGAGCGCCTCGTTGCACTCGATGAGGAGTTTTTCCGTGTACGGGTCGCCGACCTGTACGGCCGGGCGGTCCTCGGTTTCGGCATCTTCTGCGAGGTCTTCGCTAGCGAAAGATGCGCCACCGAGACCGTCGCGACCGGTCGAGTTGCCGATGAGGACGAGTTTGTTGCCAGCTTTCTGTGCTTCGGCCGTGACGAGGCGGTCGGCTGAGAGCAGGCCGACACAGGCGACGTTGACGAGCGGATTACCTTCGTACTTCTCGTGGAAGGAGGTCGCACCGGTCACCGTCGGGACGCCGATGGCGTTCCCGTAGTCGGCGATTCCCTCGACGACGCCGTCGAGGAGGTACCGCGAGTGCTCGCGGTCGAAGTCACCGAAGTAGAGGCAGTCGGCGAGGGCGATGGGGTACGCGCCCATCGAGAGGGTGTCGCGGACGATGCCGCCCACACCCGTGGCCGCGCCGTCGTACGGGTCGACGTAGGACGGGTGGTTGTGGCTCTCGATGCCGAGTGTGATGTACGTGTCGTCGTCCAGCGAAACGACGGCGGCGTCGTCGCCGGGGCCGATGACGACCTGGTCGCCTTCCGAGTCGAACGCCGACAAGAGCGGTCGGGACGACCGGTAGGCGCAGTGTTCACTCCAGAGGTTTTCGAAGAGTATCTCCTCGGCCGGCGTCGGGTCTCTACCGAGTTCGGCGACGACGAGGTCGCGGTCCGCGTCGGGAAGCGTCATTCATTGGTATGGTCAGAACGCACATTGTAAACCCTTTCTATGTGCACAAACGTGCGCAAAAATGAGTTGGCCGGTGCGAATCGCCCGTAGACTCGACTGCCGACGGGTTAGGCTGGCGTGTACGGCGGTGACCCGGCGCGGACGATTTCGCTCAGTTCGTGCATCTCGTCTTCGAGGAGGACGAGCAGGTCATCGAAGGTGATGATGCCGCTAAGCTTGCCATCGTCGACGATGGGTGCGCGCCGGACGCCGTGTTCGTGCATCTTCCGGAATAGCTCGTAGACGCCGGTATTCGCGTCCACGGTGAACGGTTTTTCCGTCATCACGTCTTTCGCTTTCATCTCGGAGACGCTTCCGCCAGCACCGACGCACTTGAGCGCGATGTCACGGTCCGTGACGATACCCTCAACTGAGTCGCCGTCGGCGACGATGACAGACCCGACCATCCGGTCTTCCATCATCTTCGCCAGTTCTTGTATGGGTGTGTCTATTGTTGCGGTTACCAGTTCGTCCTTCGGTCGTGCGATGTCTCGTACGGTCATGTTCTTTCTCCCTGGTGGCCCTCTCACGTGGGGGGTCTACCACCGTGCCAATAGTTCGCAACCCACGATATTATATCTATATTCTTACATTATTTCACGTTCGTACGGTATCTCGCCGGATACAGAACGTCTCGTAGGGGAGAGATTCATAAGCTAACAATTGTGCGTGACTCACCCACCCCAATCACACCGGGACCGGGGCGCTTTTTTAGCCGCCTTTGTTAGGAGACGATGTGTTATCGGTCGAGTTGCACTCACACTCGTCGCTGTCATACGACGGACGAGACCCAATCGAGTACCTCCTCGAACAGGCGGTCGCGGTCGGGTTAGACGCCCTCGCCGTGACCGACCACGACGAAATCGACGCCAGTCTCGAAGCCGCGGACCTCGCGTCGGACTACGGACTCGTCGGTATCCCGGGAATGGAGGTCACGTGCGCCGCAGGGCACGTTCTCGCACTGGGTGTCGAAGAGCTGATTCCCGCAGGTCTCTCGTACGATGAGACACTCGACCGCATCCGCGACGCCGGGGGCATCGCTGTTATCCCCCACCCGTTCCAGAAGTCGCGCCACGGCGTGGCTCCGCACATCTCCCGTGCCCAACTCGCCGCGGCGGACGCCATCGAAATCTATAACTCCCGACTCCTGACCGGCATCGCAAATCAGCGCGCAGAGCGCTTCGCAAAGCGTCGCGGCCTCTCAATGACCGCCGGAAGCGACGCGCACATCGCCGAGATGGTCGGACAGGCCGTTACGGAAGTCGGGACCGAGACGCGAACCGCCGATGCCATCCTCGACGCCATCACCGAAGGCCGAACCAGTGTCGTCGGCAGCAAGACTCCGTGGCGCATCTCGTTCCAGCAGGCGGCCGGTGGAGCGAAACGCCGCGTGAAACACGCGTTGGACGACTTGCTGTGATGCGCGGCGCGGACTCCTCTCTCGCTCGGCGCGCGCTCGACGGCCGCGACCCGCTCCCCGGAACCGCGGGGTTCGCGGGCCAAGTCGATAGTCGTCTCGTCCGCGACGTGCTCGGCCGCCAACCGCTCTTTTCCGAACGTGACGACCCCGAGACGTGGTCGTTCGACCACCGCGACCTCTCCGACCCGGTTGCCGTCCCGCCGGGCCACGCCCGTCACATGACTGGTGAGTCCGCCGGTCGCGACGAATCCGTCTGGGAACTTCCCGACCCACCGGTTGCCACCGACCGCGAGGATGCCCTCGCCCGCGTCCGCAACGCCGTTTCCGAGTCGGTTCGCTCGGTTGACGACGACGGACTCGCCGTCGCCTTCTCTGGCGGCGTCGACTCCGCGGTCGTCGCTGCTGGCGTTCCGGACGCCCCGTGTTACGTCGCCGGGTTCGAAGGCTCACACGACATCGCCGCCGCCCGCGACGCCGCCGATGCGATGGGGAGAGACCTCCGCGTCGTCGAACTCTCCCACGACGCGCTCGAACGCGCCGTCCCGGAAATCGTCGATGCACTCGGGCGGACGAATCCGATGGACGTGCAAATCGTCTTGCCGCTGTATCTGCTCGCCGAGCAGGTCGCAGCCGACGGCTACGACCGCCTCGCGGTCGGACAGGGCGCGGACGAGCTCTTCGGCGGTTACGCCAAGGTCGCCAAGGCCCCCGACGACCCCCGCGTCGAAGCCGAGACGGTTCGGGGGGCCGCCCGAGAACTGATTCACACGCTCCCCGACCAACTCGAACGCGACGTGCTCGTACTTCGCGCGGCGGGCGTCGAACCGGTTGCTCCGCTGCTCCACGACCGAGTTGTGGACGCCGCGCTCCCGCTTCCGGGTGAGTTACTCGTGGACGGCGACCGGCGGAAAGTCGCCCTCCGCGAAGCCGCAAAGGACAGTATTCCGGAGTCAGTCGCCGAGGCGAACAAAAAGGCGGTGCAGTACGGCACGTACGCCTCCAGAGAACTCGACCGACTCGCCCGGCAAGCGGGATTCAAACGCCGGATAGACAACCACGTCGAAAAATACGTGCGGTCGCTGTTAGAGTAGCGGCGATTTCAGAGCGGCCACTCAGTTGCTGCCGGAGACGACCTCGATAGCTTCCAGTGCGATCTGAATCGTATCCTCGTCGAGGTCGCTCTCACGGAGGTCCGCAGGGCCGTACCAGTCCCACGCTTCGAGGTCGGCTTCGCCCGGTGCGGGGTCGATATCGCGGGAGTCGACGCGGGCGTAGTAGATGTGGTCGATGTGCTGGTGGCCGACCTCGCCGTCGTCGTGGACGTTGATGTCGTAGAGCATCTGGTACCGCGGGTGGGGAAGCGCCTCGCCACCGGGTGCGGGAACCGGGTCGGTGTCATCGACGAGTGTCGGATTGAGACCCGTCTCCTCGCGGACTTCGCGCAAGCCCGCCTCGTGGGGGAGTTCGTCGCGGTCGACGTGACCGCCCGGCGGAATGCGGATGCCGAGACGTTCGTGTCGGTGGAGGGCGACTGCGCCGTCGTTGACGATGTACACCGTCGAGGTGAAGTGTCGGGTCGTCTCCATACCCGTGGCTACAGTTGGTGTGTTATCGGTGTTGCGAAAAGACCAGACCGGTCAGGGCATCTGGGCCTGCTCTTCGGCTTCGAGCAGTTCGTGGTAGCGGTTGCGAATAGTTACTTCGGAGATGTTAGCGACGCCGGATACCTCGTTTTGTGTTACCTTCTCGTTGGTGAGAAGCGAGGCCGCATAGACTGCGGCGGCGGCGAGGCCGACCGGGGACTTCCCTGAATGGACACCCTGTTCTTTGGCGTTTTTCAAGAGTTGGCGTGCGCGGCGCTCGGATTCGTCGGACAGTCCGAGTTCGCTGGCGAATCGTGGGACGTACTGTTCGGGGTCTGCGGGCTTGATTTCGAGCTTTAGCTCGCGGACGACGTACCGGTACGTGCGAGCGATTTCTTCCTTTTCGACGCGCGAAACACTCGTAATCTCGTCGAGCGACCGAGGCGTACTTGCCATGCGGGCGGAGGCGTACAACGCTGCTGTTGCGACGCCTTCGATAGAACGGCCGGGGAGTAAGTCATCGTTGAGAGCGCGGCGGTAGATAACGGACGCAGTCTCGCGGACGCTCTCCGGAAGGCCGAGTGCGGAGGCCATCCGGTCGATTTCGCCGAGCGCCTGCTTGAGATTCCGCTCCTTGGAGTCGCGGGTGCGGAAGCGCTCGTTCCAGGTGCGGAGTCGCTGCATCTTTTCGCGTTGTCGAGACGAGAGCGAGCGGCCGTAGGCGTCTTTGTTCTGCCAGCCGATGTTGGTCGAAAGCCCCTTGTCGTGCATCATGTTGGTGGTCGGGGCACCGACACGGGACTTCTGGTCTTTCTCCGAGGAGTTGAACGCACGCCACTCCGGGCCGCGGTCTATCTCGTTTTCTTGGACGACGAGACCACACTCGTCACAGACGGTCTCTCCGTGTTCCGAGTCGGAGACAAGCGTCTCCGAGCCACATTCGGGACACGAGAGCGCCTGCTCTCGGTCGGTCTCTGTCTGCTTGGAATCTTTCTTTTTTTCATTGCGCACGCGCGCGCTATCTGTCGTGAAACGTCGGACACTTTCTGTCATTGTGTGCGAGAGAAGCAACTGGGAACGGTCGTTCTCCACCTATTCGTATTGAGGGCGATTACTTATATCTGACGGCGAGAAAAGGACGGAATTGGCGTATTTTTGGACAATTAATCAGGAATAATTAGGTAGCCAGGGCCGGGCGAGACAAAGTCGAGACGAGACGAAGACGAAACGGAGACGAGACGAAGACGAAACGGCGCACACCGAAACCCTTACTCCCAGTCTCCGTTTCCTCCGATACATGAGCGATACGCCCGTCGACGCCGACGAGGTACGACACGTCGCCGAGTTGGCGCGGGTCGACCTCGACGAGGACGAGGTCGAGGAGTTCACGACGCAGTTCGCGGACATCCTCGAATACTTCGACGCCCTCGACGAGGTTCCCGAAGTCGACCGCGAGGACGAACTGGTGAACGTGATGCGCCCCGACGAGGTCCACGAGGGACTGACGCAGGAAGAGGCGCTCTCGAACGCCGCAGAGACCGAAGACGGCTTCTTCAAGGGTCCACGGGTGTCCTAAATGTCTCTGAACGCATTCATCACGAAAGAGACGGTCGAGAGCGACGAAGATGGCCCTCTCGACGGTAAGACCATCGCCGTCAAGGACAACATCTCGACGAAGGGTCTCCGAACGACCTGCGGCTCTGCGATGCTCGAAGACTACGTTCCCCCGTACGACGCGACGGTCGTCGAGCACCTGAAGGAAGCAGGCGCGACCATCGTCGGCAAGGCCAACATGGACGAGTTCGGGATGGGGACGACGACCGAAACCTCGGCGTTCGGCCCGACGAAAAACCCCGTCGACGAAGCGCGCGTCCCCGGTGGGTCGTCCGGTGGCTCCGCGGCCGCCGTCGCCGCCGGTGAAGCCGACCTCGCACTCGGGACCGACACGGGTGGCTCCATCCGCTGTCCCGCCGCGTTCTGTGGCGTCGTCGGCATCAAGCCGACCTACGGTCTCGTCTCGCGCTACGGTCTCGTCGCCTACGCGAACTCTCTCGAACAGATTGGCCCGATTGCACCGACTGTCGAGGACGCCGCCGCACTGCTCGACGTTATCGCCGGTCCCGACGACCGAGACGGCACGACTCACGACGACGGCGCGGACTCCGACTACGCTTCTGCCGCCGACGGCGACGTCGAAGGGCTGACTATCGGCGTCCCGACCGAACTGGTCGAAGGTGCCGAC
It includes:
- a CDS encoding VOC family protein; its protein translation is MDASTLFHLHYHVPDVEYAATVLSSFGITPAARFGSVDGESVALEPDENAPRDFRLRLQTNRGGTADVTLTPAPRLAFDHFGVIVDDIAAVVERAEARDWSVTENERRTFLVTPWGFRIELQSPDSDLVSELGDATDCHFREVSLVVPVEARDQIDRAIRTVVGDVSNLRVVPVRESTPAVTGALLGGSEVETQRFDMRSLVEDADGTGDHARP
- a CDS encoding transcription initiation factor IIB — encoded protein: MRNEKKKDSKQTETDREQALSCPECGSETLVSDSEHGETVCDECGLVVQENEIDRGPEWRAFNSSEKDQKSRVGAPTTNMMHDKGLSTNIGWQNKDAYGRSLSSRQREKMQRLRTWNERFRTRDSKERNLKQALGEIDRMASALGLPESVRETASVIYRRALNDDLLPGRSIEGVATAALYASARMASTPRSLDEITSVSRVEKEEIARTYRYVVRELKLEIKPADPEQYVPRFASELGLSDESERRARQLLKNAKEQGVHSGKSPVGLAAAAVYAASLLTNEKVTQNEVSGVANISEVTIRNRYHELLEAEEQAQMP
- a CDS encoding asparagine synthase C-terminal domain-containing protein produces the protein MRGADSSLARRALDGRDPLPGTAGFAGQVDSRLVRDVLGRQPLFSERDDPETWSFDHRDLSDPVAVPPGHARHMTGESAGRDESVWELPDPPVATDREDALARVRNAVSESVRSVDDDGLAVAFSGGVDSAVVAAGVPDAPCYVAGFEGSHDIAAARDAADAMGRDLRVVELSHDALERAVPEIVDALGRTNPMDVQIVLPLYLLAEQVAADGYDRLAVGQGADELFGGYAKVAKAPDDPRVEAETVRGAARELIHTLPDQLERDVLVLRAAGVEPVAPLLHDRVVDAALPLPGELLVDGDRRKVALREAAKDSIPESVAEANKKAVQYGTYASRELDRLARQAGFKRRIDNHVEKYVRSLLE
- the hisF gene encoding imidazole glycerol phosphate synthase subunit HisF, which produces MLTKRIIPCIDVDLDEDGNPAVYTGVNFEDLKYTGDPVEMAKRYNEAGADEFVFLDITASADGRETMLDTVSNVADEVFIPLTVGGGIRTRDDIKETLRAGADKVSINTAALENPDLIEKGARSFGSQCIVISVDARRRYDEEGEFYADVDGESCWFECTVKGGREGTGVDVVEWAREAESRGAGELFINSIDTDGTKDGYDIPLTKAVCDNVSTPVIASSGCGGPEDMHEVFTEAGADAGLAASIFHFDEYSIQDVKEYLDDHDVPVRL
- a CDS encoding alpha-glucosidase — translated: MAYVNSRRPPDERRWWKEAVVYQIYPRSFNDSDGNGVGDIPGIIEKVEYLDDLGVDCVWLNPVYESPGVDNGYDISDYRAILDEFGTMADWEALRDALHERDIRLIMDLVVNHTSDEHEWFVKSQSAKDSEYRDYYWWREGRDPDKVAASPNRTTLDPDDYDTPDGVNEVPPNDWESFFGGPAWTYDERTGEWYLHLFDERMPDVNWETKALREEMFEMMEWWLDRGIDGFRMDVINLISKPDGLPDSDDPTAIVRGADKFVNGPRIHEYLSEIYDRVLAGTDSMTVGEMADLTVKQAKDFVGEDGDGMSMVFTFDHMRLDMTDAGRWSYHEWSPRELKESMSHWLEGLADDGWNSLFLNNHDEPRMVSRFGDDGEYRTESAKLLATLLHTLRGTPYIYQGEELGMTNYPFDSLDEVRDVDTIKNVRAAQRSGRLADEDVMDLVRYRTRDNARTPMQWDDSPNADFTDPDTTPWMPVNPNKDEINAADARDDPNSIWHYYRDLISLRKERDVLVYGDYDLRLSDHERLWVYTRTLETDEGRSDTLLVVLNFGGDETVFEPPADLVGTDASLLISNYDADIESVEQTTLRPWEARVYDLA
- the gatA gene encoding Asp-tRNA(Asn)/Glu-tRNA(Gln) amidotransferase subunit GatA, which translates into the protein MSLNAFITKETVESDEDGPLDGKTIAVKDNISTKGLRTTCGSAMLEDYVPPYDATVVEHLKEAGATIVGKANMDEFGMGTTTETSAFGPTKNPVDEARVPGGSSGGSAAAVAAGEADLALGTDTGGSIRCPAAFCGVVGIKPTYGLVSRYGLVAYANSLEQIGPIAPTVEDAAALLDVIAGPDDRDGTTHDDGADSDYASAADGDVEGLTIGVPTELVEGADEGVEEAFWAALDELEAQGAEYYEVSMPSVEKAVAAYYVIAMSEASSNLARFDGVRYGKSGGYEGNWNEAFARAREEGFGSEVKRRVLLGTYALSAGYHDKYYAKAQDARAWVKQDFDAAFEDVDVLASPTMPVPPFKLGESLDDPLQMYLADANTVPVNLANLPAISVPAGETEGLPVGLQLIGPKFGEETIVRAASAVEN
- a CDS encoding DUF7550 family protein — translated: MSDDHHAGDHDHDDHQSGEDGRVTSPMQDFSMGQVTTGVLVLAVGLAVTFGLPLILA
- a CDS encoding CBS domain-containing protein → MTVRDIARPKDELVTATIDTPIQELAKMMEDRMVGSVIVADGDSVEGIVTDRDIALKCVGAGGSVSEMKAKDVMTEKPFTVDANTGVYELFRKMHEHGVRRAPIVDDGKLSGIITFDDLLVLLEDEMHELSEIVRAGSPPYTPA
- a CDS encoding PHP domain-containing protein, with the translated sequence MLSVELHSHSSLSYDGRDPIEYLLEQAVAVGLDALAVTDHDEIDASLEAADLASDYGLVGIPGMEVTCAAGHVLALGVEELIPAGLSYDETLDRIRDAGGIAVIPHPFQKSRHGVAPHISRAQLAAADAIEIYNSRLLTGIANQRAERFAKRRGLSMTAGSDAHIAEMVGQAVTEVGTETRTADAILDAITEGRTSVVGSKTPWRISFQQAAGGAKRRVKHALDDLL
- the purL gene encoding phosphoribosylformylglycinamidine synthase subunit PurL; this encodes MTLPDADRDLVVAELGRDPTPAEEILFENLWSEHCAYRSSRPLLSAFDSEGDQVVIGPGDDAAVVSLDDDTYITLGIESHNHPSYVDPYDGAATGVGGIVRDTLSMGAYPIALADCLYFGDFDREHSRYLLDGVVEGIADYGNAIGVPTVTGATSFHEKYEGNPLVNVACVGLLSADRLVTAEAQKAGNKLVLIGNSTGRDGLGGASFASEDLAEDAETEDRPAVQVGDPYTEKLLIECNEALIDEDLVESARDLGAAGLGGASSELVAKGGFGAQIDLKAVHQREPNMNAFEILLSESQERMCYEVAPENVERVQEIADRFDLGSEVIGEVAEGNYVCTFDGETVVDVPPEFLAEGAPMNDLDAAEPESAERDLPDADLTEAFEAVVSDPNTASKEWVYRQYDHEVGLRTARRPGDDSALLDIPEAGTKLAFTAGADPNWTNAAPYDGARAVALENATNLAAKGATPLATVDCLNGGNPEKPDVYGGFKGIVDGLADMCSALSVPVVGGNVSLYNDSVSGPIPPTPTLAMVGEADGQSPGLSLSGEGDLFLVGTGGEALGGSAFLAHAGGSDAFPTLPDAEAAATAVETLRTIAAADSTLAVHDVSHGGLAVALAEMVTEDVGADVSTDDLVAFFDETPGRVVVETTDEAALRDLAGDVPVVELGTTTDDATLSVAVDSDEFAYGAGDIADLRDVLTRELD
- a CDS encoding NUDIX hydrolase, giving the protein METTRHFTSTVYIVNDGAVALHRHERLGIRIPPGGHVDRDELPHEAGLREVREETGLNPTLVDDTDPVPAPGGEALPHPRYQMLYDINVHDDGEVGHQHIDHIYYARVDSRDIDPAPGEADLEAWDWYGPADLRESDLDEDTIQIALEAIEVVSGSN
- the gatC gene encoding Asp-tRNA(Asn)/Glu-tRNA(Gln) amidotransferase subunit GatC, which gives rise to MSDTPVDADEVRHVAELARVDLDEDEVEEFTTQFADILEYFDALDEVPEVDREDELVNVMRPDEVHEGLTQEEALSNAAETEDGFFKGPRVS